In Salvelinus fontinalis isolate EN_2023a chromosome 25, ASM2944872v1, whole genome shotgun sequence, one genomic interval encodes:
- the LOC129822854 gene encoding cAMP-responsive element modulator-like isoform X1, whose product MAVAGDETESASTGDMSGYQICTPTSSLPQGVVMAGSPGSLHSPPHVADETTRKRQLRLMKNREAARECRRKKKEYVKCLENRVAVLENQNRTLIEELKALKDIYCHKVE is encoded by the exons ATGGCTGTTGCTGGGGATGAGACTGAGTCAG CTTCCACTGGTGACATGTCAGGCTACCAGATCTGCACTCCCACCTCCAGCCTGCCCCAGGGCGTTGTGATGGCTGGCTCACCAGGCTCTCTGCACAGCCCCCCACACGTGGCTGACGAGACCACACGCAAGAGACAACTCCGCCTCATGAAGAACAG GGAGGCTGCCCGCGAGTGTCGCCGAAAGAAGAAGGAATATGTAAAATGTCTTGAGAATCGGGTGGCTGTGCTCGAAAATCAAAACAGGACTCTCATTGAGGAACTAAAAGCGCTTAAAGACAtctattgccacaaagttgaatgA